The genomic stretch TAAGTTATCCCTCAAAATCTGATTTTTTCTAAAATAATTTATACTTTCTGAATCTAAAATAGGTGCATCAGGATTATAAAAACTAGCCTCATTTAAAGGGAATAACCATTGAATATAATCATGAGTACATTCTAACTTAGCAAAATCCCACCTCCAAATATCTGTAATTTTAAGATGACTTATATTTTCTTTTTCTCCTAAATAAAAAGGAATAATTATGTTTAATTTTTGGTTATTATCTTCCATATTATTCACCTGCTAGTTTAAGATAATTGTAAATCTGCTAAATCAGAAATAACTACATCTGCTGTGTTTAAATGAGGTGCTTCTGGATATTTCCAACAAATACCGATAACTCCCCCCGCTTTCGCATTTTTTGCCATAGCAATATCCCCCTGAGAATCTCCTATCATTAAGGTATTTTCAGGCTTTACATTCATCTTGTCACAGGCTTGTAAAAATAAACGAGGATCAGGCTTAAATAATCCCGTATCAACTCCCATTATTAAATCAATATAATCCGATAATTGATGATTTTCCACAAACTCTTTTACTCCTTTGGTAGTGTCTGCTGATAAAATTGCCATTTTCAAACCTTTTTGTTTTAAGAATTGTAATACTTCAAGACTTCCTGCAAATATAGGAGAAGTTTTGCCACGAATAGGAAAGGATTTTTCTGCATTATTAAAAGATTCAGATGCGATCGATAATGCTTCAAACCAACTTTTTCCCGTTTCAGCGATATAACCTGCCGCCACAATTTGATTTTCTCGATTACTTCCTACTGCCATTAAACCTGTCGGATTGAGATAGTCATTTTCTACGCCAAAAGCCATAAGTAAAGGTTCATAAATACCCGGTATTTGAGCATCAATTAATCGTGCTCTTTTTAATGCTAATTCTCTCAAAAAACTCTCTGAATCTGCTAATGTGCCGTCTTTATCAAAAATAATCGCTTCTATATTTTTAAATATTTTTTCTTTACAAATAACATTAACCATGGTGAAATAAAACCC from Geminocystis sp. NIES-3709 encodes the following:
- a CDS encoding HAD family hydrolase, whose protein sequence is MVNVICKEKIFKNIEAIIFDKDGTLADSESFLRELALKRARLIDAQIPGIYEPLLMAFGVENDYLNPTGLMAVGSNRENQIVAAGYIAETGKSWFEALSIASESFNNAEKSFPIRGKTSPIFAGSLEVLQFLKQKGLKMAILSADTTKGVKEFVENHQLSDYIDLIMGVDTGLFKPDPRLFLQACDKMNVKPENTLMIGDSQGDIAMAKNAKAGGVIGICWKYPEAPHLNTADVVISDLADLQLS